In the Candidatus Cloacimonas acidaminovorans str. Evry genome, one interval contains:
- a CDS encoding RNB domain-containing ribonuclease, which yields MNIPLNVYVAYFEKGILNFGYVIAQNNNRLEVINETGNYVVLPESRIILQSKERYLEIEPYQALPNFINQVNLFEEQFQESDFHFLKEKECTLQEIATELNLQTDVQIFALFKYLHNHPKEIHRKKNKYRLKTPEEITQYQLQLQQEEEERQFLQDVNAFFSGAELSRESQHKLYNALPELQTAKKHKKLKELILSKYPLLKPEEAILEFRKFCGETPEYIDPVIANAGIPIGFSSLLIEEKLLPWKATKPQAIAFSIDDESTKDFDDAISITKDGSFWHLTLYVSSVSERLNLEGALFAEAKKRVSSLYTANAVIPLFPFNHSEQELSLKKDSVRPVLALNLWLDENLAIQHYELSRMNITISENYSFNEIDQQIEQEPFSTLYRLSKLLAEKRGANSFSEKEHYYYYISASEQGLEVKCVDTQSPARKIVEELMILYNSYLADYAVKKNIPVIYRNINQFEDPKDNFLSLQAYLSTEPEFHPGIGANAYLHSTSPIRRYVDLINQLQISAILQGKNPPFSKEELEKDIPLLEKRIYDIREIAHKSERYWVLKFLQQNCQNIPLETYFRTSIDDYLNFELIPWGFIITAKSESYPKTERCKIVIYKVDPEQGIVWVDII from the coding sequence GTGAATATACCCTTAAATGTTTATGTTGCCTATTTTGAGAAGGGGATTCTTAATTTTGGCTATGTAATTGCTCAAAATAATAATCGTCTTGAAGTTATTAATGAAACAGGAAATTATGTAGTTTTACCCGAATCCCGTATTATTCTGCAAAGCAAAGAAAGATACTTGGAAATTGAACCATATCAGGCATTGCCAAATTTCATAAACCAGGTTAATTTATTTGAGGAGCAATTTCAGGAATCCGATTTCCACTTTCTAAAAGAGAAAGAATGCACTCTTCAGGAAATTGCAACTGAACTAAATTTGCAAACAGATGTGCAGATTTTTGCACTTTTTAAATATTTACATAATCACCCCAAAGAGATACACCGTAAAAAAAATAAATATCGTCTGAAAACACCGGAAGAAATTACTCAATATCAACTCCAGCTTCAACAAGAAGAAGAAGAAAGGCAATTTTTACAAGATGTTAATGCTTTTTTTTCCGGTGCAGAATTAAGCAGAGAAAGTCAGCATAAGCTTTATAATGCTTTGCCCGAATTGCAGACGGCTAAAAAGCACAAAAAATTAAAAGAGCTTATTCTTTCCAAATATCCATTGCTTAAACCCGAAGAGGCAATTCTTGAATTTCGTAAATTTTGCGGTGAAACACCTGAATATATTGATCCTGTTATTGCCAATGCTGGAATTCCCATTGGTTTTTCTTCTTTATTGATTGAGGAAAAACTTCTGCCTTGGAAAGCAACAAAACCTCAAGCAATTGCTTTTTCCATTGATGATGAAAGCACAAAGGATTTTGATGATGCCATAAGTATTACCAAAGATGGTTCTTTTTGGCATCTAACTCTTTATGTTAGTTCCGTTTCGGAACGATTGAATTTAGAAGGTGCCTTATTTGCTGAAGCTAAAAAAAGGGTTAGTTCTCTTTATACAGCAAATGCAGTAATTCCCTTATTTCCTTTTAATCATTCCGAACAGGAACTTAGTTTAAAAAAAGATAGTGTGCGTCCGGTTCTTGCCTTAAATCTATGGTTGGATGAAAATCTGGCAATTCAGCATTATGAACTAAGCAGAATGAATATTACCATTTCTGAGAATTACAGTTTTAACGAAATTGATCAGCAAATAGAGCAGGAACCCTTTTCAACTTTATATCGGCTTAGTAAGTTACTGGCTGAAAAAAGAGGAGCCAATTCTTTTTCGGAAAAAGAACATTATTATTATTACATTTCTGCTTCGGAACAGGGTTTGGAAGTGAAATGTGTGGATACTCAAAGTCCGGCTAGGAAAATTGTTGAGGAATTGATGATTCTTTATAATTCTTACCTGGCTGATTATGCTGTAAAAAAAAATATACCTGTTATTTATCGCAATATCAATCAATTTGAAGACCCCAAGGATAATTTTTTATCCCTTCAAGCATATCTTTCCACGGAACCGGAATTTCATCCGGGAATTGGAGCAAATGCTTATTTACATTCTACTTCACCTATCCGACGCTATGTAGATTTAATTAATCAATTACAAATTTCCGCAATCTTGCAAGGGAAAAATCCTCCTTTTAGCAAAGAAGAACTGGAAAAAGATATTCCTCTTTTGGAAAAAAGAATATATGATATAAGAGAAATTGCTCATAAGAGCGAACGCTATTGGGTGCTGAAATTTTTGCAACAGAACTGCCAAAATATTCCTCTGGAAACATATTTTAGAACAAGTATTGATGACTATCTCAATTTTGAACTCATACCCTGGGGTTTTATTATAACCGCTAAAAGCGAAAGCTATCCGAAAACCGAAAGATGTAAGATTGTTATTTACAAAGTGGATCCGGAACAAGGTATTGTGTGGGTGGATATAATTTAA
- a CDS encoding MraY family glycosyltransferase, whose protein sequence is MINIYLLIIIEAVLIHLCTHLLFPLNWKISKKLKLIAYPSERKIHKIPIPEAGGLCFALPIILAQATFGLFSGNTEMGKMLLELSGVGFLALCFGVWDDRFESPPPYKLVWQICLGVIMYLFGYRVLYLTNPFGEHFILGWLSFPVTVLWYLIVINAINFIDGLDGLACGITIIVSAVLIVIGIKEQNELVITISSFLLAGNLAFLRYNFYPAKIFMGETGALFIGLNIAAISTAGTSQYKGITSITLMVPLAVMAVPLIDFVLAVFRRLHYRDMFHSDKEHIHHTMLDIGFSQRAIAIIIYLVTLLFGLIAIGFSFSSKKIVFSLLLGLFALMVVIAYLIMRQERKK, encoded by the coding sequence ATGATAAATATATACTTACTGATAATAATTGAAGCGGTGTTGATTCACCTTTGCACCCATTTGCTTTTTCCGCTGAATTGGAAAATTTCTAAAAAACTGAAGCTCATTGCCTATCCAAGTGAGCGCAAAATTCATAAAATACCGATTCCAGAAGCAGGGGGCTTATGTTTTGCTTTGCCAATTATTTTAGCCCAGGCAACTTTTGGTTTGTTTAGTGGAAATACAGAGATGGGTAAAATGCTTTTAGAACTTTCCGGAGTAGGATTTCTGGCATTATGTTTCGGGGTTTGGGACGATCGTTTTGAAAGTCCTCCTCCTTATAAGCTCGTGTGGCAGATTTGCTTAGGCGTTATTATGTATTTGTTTGGTTACCGGGTTTTGTATCTGACCAATCCATTCGGAGAACATTTTATTTTGGGTTGGTTATCTTTTCCTGTAACCGTTTTGTGGTATTTAATAGTAATCAATGCGATCAATTTTATAGACGGTCTGGATGGTTTGGCTTGTGGCATAACGATTATTGTTAGTGCCGTTTTAATCGTAATCGGTATCAAGGAACAGAATGAACTGGTAATCACCATTTCTTCTTTTTTGCTGGCAGGAAATTTAGCTTTCTTGCGCTATAATTTTTATCCAGCAAAGATATTTATGGGTGAAACCGGTGCTTTATTTATCGGGTTGAATATAGCTGCAATTTCCACTGCCGGAACTTCCCAATATAAGGGAATAACTTCTATCACCCTGATGGTTCCTTTAGCAGTTATGGCTGTGCCTCTAATTGATTTTGTTTTGGCTGTTTTTCGGCGTCTGCATTATAGGGATATGTTTCATTCCGATAAAGAGCATATTCATCATACGATGTTGGATATTGGTTTTTCTCAAAGAGCAATTGCGATTATAATATATTTAGTAACCTTGCTTTTTGGACTTATTGCCATTGGCTTTTCTTTTTCCTCCAAAAAGATTGTTTTTTCCTTACTTTTAGGGCTTTTTGCGTTGATGGTAGTAATTGCCTATTTAATTATGCGACAGGAGCGAAAAAAATGA
- a CDS encoding glycosyltransferase, which translates to MKKVLHIQLLPILSGVQRFSLHLLDGLDRNEFEIWIACKPGGEFVDEIKVRGYRYLPLPTFRHQICVWDIFTFFHLLYLIKKHHFDIVHTNASKPGLLGRLAARLGKVPLIIHTTHTFPFLEHQKPVTYKFFTTLEKIGNRLGDYNVFVNNSDRLKSLKMGLIKPEKAITIYNALPPTLASALQEIAQNRKKPEKEIIIGSTLRFCLQKNVINLITASCNACLQEPKLKFIYLGEGEYFDLCKAIVHSYGLEERIILPGWDKDVLPWLKVFNVFILYSRWEAMPFSIIETMHSGLAVIVSDLPSLSELVDSETGYIVPLDDSANLIQTFREIASDFEMPYQKGKKAAKKIAAICSYERMVNAYRELYLSAK; encoded by the coding sequence ATGAAAAAGGTGTTACATATACAGTTACTACCAATACTATCTGGGGTGCAGAGATTTTCTTTGCATCTTTTGGATGGCTTGGATAGAAATGAATTTGAAATCTGGATTGCCTGCAAACCAGGTGGAGAATTTGTGGACGAAATAAAAGTTAGGGGTTATCGTTATTTACCCTTACCCACTTTTCGTCATCAGATATGTGTTTGGGACATCTTTACCTTTTTCCACTTGCTTTACTTAATTAAAAAGCACCATTTTGATATTGTGCATACCAATGCTTCCAAACCTGGATTATTAGGTCGTTTAGCTGCTCGTTTAGGTAAAGTTCCTTTAATTATTCATACCACACATACTTTTCCTTTTCTGGAGCATCAAAAGCCGGTTACCTACAAGTTTTTTACCACTTTGGAAAAGATAGGCAACCGATTGGGTGATTACAATGTTTTTGTGAATAATTCCGATCGGCTAAAATCCTTAAAAATGGGTTTAATCAAGCCGGAAAAAGCAATCACTATTTACAATGCACTTCCTCCAACATTAGCTTCTGCTTTACAGGAAATTGCCCAAAACCGCAAAAAACCGGAGAAAGAAATTATTATTGGTTCTACTTTGCGTTTTTGTCTCCAAAAAAATGTGATCAATTTAATAACTGCTTCGTGTAATGCCTGTTTGCAGGAGCCAAAATTAAAATTCATCTATCTGGGTGAGGGTGAATATTTTGACCTTTGTAAGGCAATCGTTCACAGTTACGGTTTGGAAGAACGCATTATACTTCCGGGTTGGGATAAAGATGTTTTGCCTTGGTTGAAAGTTTTCAATGTCTTTATTTTATATTCCCGTTGGGAAGCGATGCCTTTTAGTATCATTGAAACAATGCATTCAGGGCTGGCAGTAATTGTTTCAGACCTGCCTTCTCTTTCAGAATTGGTAGATAGTGAAACAGGTTATATTGTTCCTTTAGATGATAGTGCTAATTTGATTCAGACCTTCAGGGAAATAGCAAGTGATTTTGAAATGCCTTATCAGAAAGGCAAAAAAGCGGCAAAAAAGATAGCCGCAATTTGTTCTTATGAGAGGATGGTTAATGCTTACAGAGAACTTTATCTATCAGCAAAATAA
- a CDS encoding polysaccharide deacetylase family protein translates to MISIVIDSKVTRWTREIKYVFGFIFQTLGYNFRFLEELEDLKANDILLVYGYTEPTPEELKSLAKHYITFFIPCDPDFFDAKAYSADRLRRCMREIKLLNITPVVSNRKFEYPAENYTESDISGGKINFDLVGNLFLHLSNLEESSDAGSMEKGFYPDSASAFYNYRETPIVDNLLWLMDSLIKEHCRAKNNCIVQKLYWPLAQQAAVLLSHSIDDLQKWDASSLILSIPDDLAMFFTFRWKQLAHTLTGKIQYLFTNYELNWNFDEFLKYEKDSNCRSTYFLATEANEEIDYSLEDPDLQEEIQKILHNGNDIGLLATADKLTQDDYLTRKQILLHLLGKEKLGIRQLNYKSNNTIRELQNKISPVFSQSTAFQSLPGYKNGMSLPWQPWVNGTKMDYWELPTIYRDEYLKINKHNYLQLEDAKHQLKKFFQNALRTHSIFSTDFTIASFSNISYMNKLYPYLLALIKSSNTYLTTAGELVDWWEKRNRVTINESEDQIGLMFPDDLDNFTLFLLGNPKIKEVAEMPAKVKGNQIQFSNIKADSIAVIVLEGK, encoded by the coding sequence ATGATTTCAATAGTAATAGACAGTAAAGTGACTCGTTGGACAAGGGAAATAAAATATGTGTTTGGCTTTATTTTCCAGACCCTGGGTTATAACTTTCGTTTTCTGGAAGAACTGGAAGATTTGAAAGCAAATGATATTTTGCTGGTATATGGTTATACAGAGCCAACTCCTGAAGAGCTAAAAAGTTTGGCAAAGCATTATATCACTTTTTTCATTCCTTGTGATCCGGATTTCTTTGATGCTAAAGCATATAGTGCAGACCGTTTAAGAAGATGTATGCGGGAAATAAAATTGCTGAACATTACGCCTGTTGTGTCCAACCGCAAATTTGAATATCCTGCGGAAAATTATACCGAAAGTGACATCAGTGGTGGAAAGATCAATTTTGATTTGGTTGGCAATCTCTTTTTGCACTTAAGCAATCTGGAAGAAAGTAGTGATGCCGGTTCAATGGAAAAGGGCTTTTATCCTGATAGTGCAAGTGCCTTTTATAATTATCGGGAAACCCCTATTGTGGATAATTTGTTGTGGCTGATGGATTCATTGATTAAAGAACACTGCCGAGCTAAAAATAACTGCATTGTGCAAAAGCTATATTGGCCCCTTGCTCAGCAAGCAGCCGTTCTTCTTTCACATAGTATTGACGATTTGCAAAAGTGGGATGCCTCATCTTTAATTCTTTCCATTCCTGATGATTTGGCAATGTTTTTTACTTTTCGCTGGAAACAACTGGCACATACTTTAACTGGAAAAATTCAGTATCTATTTACCAACTATGAACTTAACTGGAACTTTGACGAATTTCTGAAATATGAAAAAGATTCCAATTGCCGCAGCACTTATTTTCTGGCTACTGAAGCAAATGAGGAAATTGATTATTCTTTGGAGGACCCTGATCTGCAGGAAGAAATTCAGAAAATTTTGCATAACGGAAATGATATAGGTCTATTGGCAACTGCAGATAAACTTACGCAGGACGATTATTTAACCCGCAAACAAATTCTCCTGCATCTGTTGGGTAAAGAAAAACTGGGAATTCGTCAACTGAACTATAAAAGCAATAATACTATCCGTGAATTGCAGAACAAAATATCTCCTGTTTTTAGCCAGAGCACAGCGTTTCAATCACTTCCCGGATACAAAAACGGAATGTCCTTACCTTGGCAACCTTGGGTAAATGGAACAAAAATGGATTATTGGGAACTGCCTACAATTTATCGTGATGAATATTTGAAGATTAATAAACATAACTATCTGCAACTGGAAGATGCTAAACACCAACTGAAAAAGTTCTTCCAAAATGCTTTGCGCACTCATAGTATCTTCAGCACTGATTTTACGATTGCCAGCTTCAGCAATATCAGCTATATGAATAAACTTTATCCTTATTTACTGGCACTGATTAAAAGTAGTAATACTTATCTGACTACGGCAGGGGAATTAGTTGACTGGTGGGAAAAACGAAATCGGGTAACGATTAATGAAAGCGAAGATCAGATTGGACTGATGTTTCCGGATGATTTGGATAATTTTACGCTGTTTTTATTGGGAAATCCGAAAATTAAAGAGGTGGCTGAAATGCCGGCAAAAGTGAAAGGGAATCAGATACAGTTCTCTAATATTAAAGCGGATTCTATAGCGGTGATAGTGTTGGAAGGAAAATGA
- a CDS encoding four helix bundle protein: protein MKIDSFTDIEAWKQARLFVVNVYNIFSQGNSQKDFGFRDQIQRASVSIMSNIAEGFDSGSKKSFIQFLTYSYRSASEVESLLFVALDINYLDANQHNELMSQLNSIKKLIGGFIRYLKNTQHPN, encoded by the coding sequence GTGAAGATAGATAGTTTCACTGATATTGAAGCATGGAAACAAGCACGACTTTTTGTGGTTAATGTCTATAATATCTTTTCCCAAGGTAATTCACAAAAGGACTTTGGTTTTAGAGATCAAATTCAAAGAGCATCTGTTTCTATTATGTCCAATATAGCTGAGGGTTTTGATAGTGGCTCTAAAAAGTCCTTTATTCAGTTTTTAACATACTCATATCGTTCTGCTTCAGAAGTTGAGTCCCTTTTATTTGTTGCCTTAGATATTAATTACCTAGATGCAAATCAACATAATGAACTTATGTCTCAGTTAAATAGCATCAAGAAATTAATTGGCGGTTTTATCCGCTATCTAAAAAACACTCAACATCCCAACTAA
- the rfbF gene encoding glucose-1-phosphate cytidylyltransferase: protein MKVIILAGGMGTRLGSLGELMPKPMIEIGGKPIIWHIMKIFSHYGYNDFIVCLGYKGNVIKDYFYHYYTYNSDFTINLASDEIIFHNSNDDNFNVTLVDTGLKNLKGSRLKQVERYLEDNLNFITYGDGVADINISSLVEFHKSHNKLLTITGVKPPSMFGEMIEKDGLVLSFEEKPQTSKGLINGGFMVFHRDLMNYLSEDPQCDFEFGPLEDLAKKEEIMTYKHKGFWECADTVRDLEHLNKLWNENKAFWKIW from the coding sequence ATGAAAGTTATAATATTAGCTGGAGGGATGGGAACAAGATTAGGTTCTCTTGGTGAATTAATGCCAAAACCAATGATTGAAATTGGAGGTAAACCAATTATTTGGCATATTATGAAGATTTTTAGTCATTATGGTTATAATGATTTTATCGTATGTTTAGGTTATAAAGGAAATGTGATTAAGGATTACTTTTATCATTATTATACTTATAACAGTGATTTCACAATAAATTTAGCTTCCGATGAGATAATATTTCATAACTCAAATGATGATAATTTTAATGTTACTTTAGTTGATACTGGCTTAAAGAATCTAAAAGGATCCCGTTTAAAACAGGTGGAAAGATATCTGGAAGATAATTTAAATTTTATAACTTATGGAGATGGAGTGGCAGATATTAACATTTCTTCTTTAGTAGAATTTCATAAATCTCATAATAAGCTTTTAACAATAACTGGTGTAAAACCTCCTTCTATGTTTGGTGAAATGATTGAAAAAGATGGTCTTGTTTTATCTTTTGAAGAAAAACCGCAAACCAGCAAGGGGCTTATAAATGGTGGTTTTATGGTATTTCATCGGGATCTTATGAATTATCTTTCAGAAGATCCTCAATGTGATTTTGAATTTGGTCCTTTAGAGGATTTAGCAAAGAAGGAGGAAATTATGACTTATAAACATAAAGGTTTTTGGGAATGTGCAGATACTGTGAGAGATCTGGAGCATTTAAACAAATTATGGAATGAAAATAAAGCATTTTGGAAAATATGGTAG
- the rfbG gene encoding CDP-glucose 4,6-dehydratase, translated as MFLLDKYNDKRVLITGHTGFKGSWLSLMLFELGAKVTGYALDPVNCEDHFNLIKLSEKIEDIRGDILDFNKLSKVFEDFKPEIVFHLAAQTIVLESYQNPKDTFDINVQGTVNILECCRNSNSVKACIIVTSDKCYENKEWLWGYREIDRLGGKDPYSASKACAEFVTYSYLTSFRQLNLASVRAGNVIGGGDWANNRIVPDCMRALIANEPIIIRNPLSIRPWQHVLDALYAYLLLAIKLSEDKNTYQGVWNVGPNLDSMKTVEKLVEKVIFYWGKGKMKIEQKTNANPEAKYLFLDTTKIKEILHWKPSWNFDESVFYTVEWYKNYQAGENMAEISRDQIRKFLKGNGYEN; from the coding sequence ATGTTTTTATTAGATAAATATAACGACAAAAGGGTATTAATTACAGGTCATACAGGTTTTAAGGGCTCTTGGTTATCGCTGATGCTTTTTGAACTTGGTGCTAAGGTTACCGGTTATGCATTAGACCCTGTTAATTGTGAAGATCATTTTAATTTAATAAAGCTGAGTGAAAAAATTGAAGATATTAGAGGAGATATACTTGATTTTAATAAGCTTTCCAAAGTATTTGAAGATTTTAAACCCGAAATAGTTTTTCACTTAGCAGCTCAAACGATAGTTTTAGAAAGTTATCAGAATCCCAAGGATACATTTGATATTAATGTTCAAGGTACGGTAAATATCTTGGAATGTTGCAGGAATAGCAATTCCGTAAAGGCCTGCATTATTGTAACAAGTGATAAGTGTTATGAAAACAAAGAATGGCTTTGGGGATATAGAGAAATTGATAGATTGGGCGGTAAGGATCCTTATAGCGCAAGTAAAGCATGTGCTGAATTTGTTACATATTCTTATTTGACATCATTCAGGCAATTAAATTTGGCAAGTGTTAGAGCCGGTAATGTTATAGGTGGTGGAGATTGGGCTAATAATAGAATTGTACCTGATTGTATGAGAGCATTGATAGCCAATGAACCTATTATTATTAGAAATCCTTTATCAATTAGACCTTGGCAACATGTTTTAGATGCTCTATATGCTTATTTGTTATTAGCTATAAAACTTTCTGAAGATAAAAACACTTATCAAGGCGTATGGAATGTGGGACCTAATCTGGATTCAATGAAAACAGTAGAAAAATTGGTAGAAAAAGTAATTTTTTACTGGGGGAAAGGTAAAATGAAAATTGAGCAGAAAACAAATGCAAATCCCGAAGCAAAATATCTTTTTCTGGATACGACAAAAATAAAAGAAATCCTTCATTGGAAACCTTCCTGGAATTTTGATGAATCTGTCTTTTATACCGTAGAATGGTATAAGAATTATCAGGCAGGTGAAAATATGGCAGAAATTTCAAGAGATCAAATTAGAAAATTTCTTAAAGGCAATGGATATGAAAATTGA
- a CDS encoding dTDP-4-dehydrorhamnose 3,5-epimerase family protein yields the protein MKIEETSLEGVLIIHLDPKIDKRGYFLRFWDETILSAYNLPQRWCEESISYSKYKNTLRGLHFQYQPFAQSKFISLIKGYISDVVVNIDLDSPNYGKWQLFELSDKEPLALFIPANYAHGFVTRTEDCYLIYKMDKPYNPLFEDGIIWNDKDLGINWKVSAPILSQRDSGFKTLNEITTKLRMLNDK from the coding sequence ATGAAAATTGAAGAAACCTCATTAGAAGGTGTATTAATCATTCATCTTGATCCAAAAATAGATAAGAGAGGGTATTTCTTAAGGTTTTGGGATGAAACTATACTATCTGCATATAATCTTCCCCAAAGATGGTGTGAAGAAAGTATCTCATATTCCAAATATAAAAATACCCTTCGTGGTTTACATTTTCAATATCAGCCATTTGCCCAATCAAAATTCATTTCTCTAATTAAAGGTTATATAAGCGATGTTGTTGTAAACATAGATCTTGATTCTCCTAATTATGGAAAATGGCAGCTGTTTGAGCTATCAGATAAAGAGCCATTAGCGTTATTTATTCCGGCAAATTATGCCCATGGTTTTGTAACAAGAACGGAAGATTGCTATCTTATTTATAAAATGGATAAACCTTATAATCCCCTATTTGAAGATGGAATTATTTGGAATGATAAGGACTTAGGGATAAATTGGAAGGTATCTGCTCCTATTTTATCTCAAAGAGATAGTGGATTTAAAACTTTAAATGAAATTACAACAAAATTAAGGATGTTAAATGATAAATAA
- the rfbH gene encoding lipopolysaccharide biosynthesis protein RfbH gives MINNSETLKEQILDLCKQYYELKHKPDDFNINKDKVYYAGRVFDYSEIQNLVSASLDFWLTAGQYTEEFEFNLAEFLGLSNAITVNSGSSANLVAITALTSSKLKDRRLKTGDEVITVAAGFPSTVAPIVQNRLIPVFVDIELGTYNVNAELVEKAISPETKAIFLAHTLGNPFNLDIIMHLAKKYNLWLIEDNCDALGSRYKEKLTGTFGDLATCSFYPAHHITTGEGGAVVCEDEELAKICKSVRDWGRDCYCVGGESNTCGKRFSQQYGTLPYGYDHKYVYSEIGYNLKMTDLQSAIGCAQIKKLNGFIYKRRNNFSYLLSRLKQFEDFLILPQATEFSDPAWFAFPITIKNNKGITRNQITTYLEENRVETRNLFSGNLLRHPGFLNIEHRVSGMLTNSDIITNDTFFIGCYPGLDEIRLNYICDVFSSFFNSL, from the coding sequence ATGATAAATAATAGTGAAACTCTTAAAGAACAGATATTAGATTTATGTAAACAATATTATGAATTGAAACATAAGCCCGACGATTTTAATATAAATAAAGATAAAGTGTATTATGCGGGTAGGGTGTTTGACTATTCAGAAATTCAAAATCTTGTTTCCGCTAGTTTGGATTTTTGGCTTACTGCAGGTCAATATACAGAAGAGTTTGAATTCAATCTGGCAGAATTTCTTGGCTTATCCAATGCTATAACGGTAAATTCAGGATCATCAGCAAATCTTGTGGCTATTACAGCTCTTACTTCTTCAAAGCTTAAAGATAGAAGATTAAAAACGGGAGATGAAGTTATTACAGTTGCTGCGGGTTTTCCATCTACAGTTGCTCCTATAGTCCAAAACCGGTTAATTCCTGTTTTTGTAGATATTGAATTAGGTACCTATAATGTAAATGCCGAACTGGTTGAAAAAGCTATATCACCTGAAACAAAGGCAATTTTTTTAGCGCATACTCTGGGTAATCCCTTTAATTTGGATATTATTATGCATCTTGCAAAAAAATATAATTTATGGTTAATTGAAGATAATTGTGACGCTTTAGGAAGCAGATATAAAGAAAAGTTGACAGGAACATTTGGAGATTTGGCTACCTGTTCTTTTTATCCGGCTCATCATATAACTACCGGTGAAGGAGGAGCAGTAGTATGTGAAGATGAAGAATTGGCAAAAATTTGCAAATCTGTTAGGGACTGGGGTAGAGATTGCTATTGTGTCGGAGGAGAAAGTAATACTTGTGGAAAAAGATTTAGCCAGCAATATGGAACTCTACCTTATGGTTACGACCATAAATATGTATATTCAGAAATTGGCTATAATCTTAAAATGACAGACCTTCAATCCGCAATTGGTTGTGCTCAAATTAAAAAGTTAAATGGCTTTATTTATAAAAGAAGAAATAATTTCAGTTATCTACTATCAAGGTTGAAACAGTTTGAAGATTTCTTGATTTTACCCCAAGCTACAGAATTTAGTGATCCGGCTTGGTTTGCATTTCCTATAACGATAAAAAATAATAAGGGTATTACTCGTAATCAAATTACCACTTATTTGGAAGAGAATAGAGTTGAAACCAGAAATTTATTCAGTGGTAACTTACTCAGACATCCCGGTTTTCTAAATATAGAACATAGAGTAAGTGGAATGCTTACGAATTCTGATATTATAACCAACGATACTTTCTTTATAGGTTGTTATCCTGGTTTAGATGAAATCAGATTAAATTATATTTGCGATGTTTTTTCTTCCTTTTTCAATAGTTTATAG
- a CDS encoding FAD-dependent oxidoreductase — MSVVVKSPCVVTYLKRITETLTVIELQPLKRLPKYKPGQFLHLTLDYYDPAKNWPESRVFSIANYDPEVKTLRIIYSVKGKYTKLMNDNLQENQQVWVKMPYGDFTFNSITDNMIFIAGGTGITPFLSYLESIKYKIPDKNIWLFYGAKEKNCMVGEELIDNIVLVNPRFKVKKYLEYKSGNERYEMGKLEADKILEELQSIGEADFYISGPPEMIQYFKQSIIDAGIKQEFIHIDAWE; from the coding sequence ATGTCGGTTGTAGTAAAATCTCCTTGTGTGGTAACATATTTAAAAAGGATTACTGAAACATTAACGGTAATTGAATTGCAACCACTTAAGCGTCTTCCTAAATATAAACCGGGTCAGTTTTTACATTTAACCCTTGATTATTATGATCCTGCCAAAAACTGGCCTGAATCCAGAGTATTTTCCATTGCTAATTATGATCCTGAGGTAAAAACACTAAGGATAATTTACAGTGTAAAAGGGAAATATACGAAACTTATGAATGATAATTTACAAGAAAATCAACAGGTTTGGGTGAAGATGCCCTACGGTGATTTTACTTTTAATTCAATAACCGATAATATGATATTTATTGCAGGTGGAACTGGAATTACACCTTTTTTATCATATCTTGAAAGTATCAAATACAAGATTCCGGATAAGAACATTTGGCTCTTTTATGGCGCTAAAGAGAAAAATTGTATGGTAGGTGAAGAATTGATTGATAATATTGTTTTAGTTAATCCCCGATTTAAAGTAAAAAAGTATCTGGAATATAAAAGTGGCAATGAGCGCTATGAAATGGGTAAATTAGAAGCTGACAAAATCTTAGAAGAATTACAATCTATTGGGGAAGCTGATTTTTATATTAGTGGTCCACCGGAAATGATACAATATTTCAAACAATCTATAATAGATGCTGGAATAAAACAGGAATTTATTCATATAGATGCCTGGGAATAA